In the genome of Candidatus Nitrosotenuis sp. DW1, one region contains:
- a CDS encoding geranylgeranylglyceryl/heptaprenylglyceryl phosphate synthase, translating to MGKIEEYLHASRKKKSALIFVLIDSEVSKIRESVTLAKSVEKIGASAILVGGSSATDQIEMAQVVKTLKKSIKIPIILFPGNVTGVVPQADAILFSSLLNSENPYYITQAQALGAPSVLKFGLEPLPTAYIIIGEGTTAWFVGAARAIPFDKAGIAAAYSLAAQFLGMRFVYLEAGSGAKQSVKPEMVRAVRKVFKGFLIVGGGIRDVNTAKEIVAAGADALVIGTMLEREGNSLKRLAEIANSIKNIKK from the coding sequence ATGGGAAAAATCGAAGAATACCTTCATGCGTCACGAAAGAAAAAATCGGCATTAATCTTTGTCCTGATTGATTCTGAAGTATCAAAGATCAGAGAATCTGTAACGCTGGCAAAAAGCGTGGAAAAAATAGGCGCATCCGCCATACTTGTTGGGGGTTCTTCAGCAACCGATCAGATCGAGATGGCCCAAGTTGTAAAAACTCTGAAAAAATCAATAAAAATTCCAATAATTCTATTTCCAGGCAATGTTACCGGTGTGGTTCCACAGGCCGATGCTATTTTGTTTAGCTCCCTTTTGAACTCGGAAAATCCATACTATATAACACAGGCTCAGGCTCTTGGAGCCCCAAGCGTACTAAAGTTTGGACTAGAGCCACTTCCCACAGCGTACATCATAATCGGTGAGGGAACAACTGCCTGGTTTGTTGGCGCGGCGAGAGCGATCCCATTTGACAAGGCAGGCATTGCTGCGGCATATTCCCTTGCGGCCCAGTTTCTGGGCATGAGATTTGTCTACCTAGAGGCAGGCTCAGGCGCAAAGCAAAGTGTTAAGCCAGAGATGGTGAGAGCTGTGCGAAAGGTCTTCAAGGGATTTTTAATCGTAGGTGGAGGCATAAGGGATGTCAACACGGCAAAGGAGATAGTTGCAGCAGGGGCAGACGCCTTGGTGATTGGAACAATGCTTGAGAGAGAAGGCAACAGCCTCAAAAGACTAGCCGAAATAGCAAATAGTATCAAGAATATTAAGAAATAA